A genomic stretch from Halichoerus grypus chromosome 7, mHalGry1.hap1.1, whole genome shotgun sequence includes:
- the NUDT13 gene encoding NAD(P)H pyrophosphatase NUDT13, mitochondrial: MSLYCGIGCRRKSFWYFRLLSTYVTKTRYLFELKEDDDACKKAQQTGAFYLFHSLAPLLQKSGHQYQAPRHSLLELERLLAKFGQDTQRIEDSVLIGCSEQHEAWFALDLGLHSSSSVNASLQKPEMETELKGSFTELRKALFQLNTKDASLLTTAQALLRWHDAHQFCSRSGQPTKKNMAGSKRVCPSNKIIYYPQMAPVVITLVSDGTRCLLARQSSFPKGMYSALAGFCDIGESLEEAVRREVAEEVGLEVERLQYSASQHWPFPNSSLMIACHATVQPGQTEIQVNLKELEAAGWFSHDEVATALRKNNPYTQQQYGTFWLPPKLAIAHQLIKEWVEKPPSSTLPA; the protein is encoded by the exons ATGTCCCTGTATTGTGGAATTGGTTGCAGGAGAAAATCTTTTTGGTACTTTAGGCTGCTGTCAACTTATGTCACTAAGACCCG GTATTTATTTGAACTGAAGGAAGATGATGATGCATGTAAAAAAGCCCAGCAGACAGGAGCATTTTATCTCTTTCATAGCCTGGCTCCTTTGCTTCAGAAATCGGGACACCAATACCAGGCCCCCAGGCATAGCCTACTAG aGTTGGAAAGGCTCCTGGCAAAGTTTGGACAGGACACACAAAGAATAGAAGACTCTGTGCTGATTGGATGCTCTGAACAGCATGAAGCATGGTTTGCTCTGGATCTAGGTCTACACAGCTCCTCTTCCGTAAATG CTTCCTTACAGAAACCAGAAATGGAGACAGAGCTTAAGGGCTCTTTCACTGAGCTGAGGAAGGCTCTCTTTCAGCTGAATACAAAGGATGCCTCCTTGCTGACCACG GCTCAGGCTCTTCTCCGTTGGCATGATGCTCATCAGTTCTGTAGCAGAAGCGGGCAGCCCACCAAGAAGAATATGGCTGGCAGCAAGCGTGTGTGCCCTTCCAATAAGATTATCTATTATCCACAG ATGGCTCCTGTGGTGATTACTCTGGTGTCAGATGGGACTCGATGCCTGCTTGCCCGCCAGAGTTCCTTTCCCAAGGGAATGTATTCTGCCTTGGCAGGTTTTTGTGATATAG GTGAAAGTCTGGAAGAGGCTGTCAGGAGAGAAGTTGCAGAAGAGGTGGGATTGGAGGTGGAAAGACTGCAGTACTCTGCATCCCAGCACTGGCCCTTTCCTAATAGCTCACTCATGATTGCTTGTCATGCAACTGTGCAACCAGGGCAGACAGAG aTCCAGGTGAACTTGAAAGAACTAGAGGCAGCTGGCTGGTTCAGTCATGATGAGGTAGCCACAGCCCTGAGGAAAAACAATCCATATACTCAGCAACAGTATGGGACATTCTGGTTGCCCCCTAAGTTAGCCATTGCCCACCAACTGATTAAGGAGTGGGTGGAAAAGCCGCCCTCCTCTACCCTGCCCGCTTAG